A genome region from Natranaeroarchaeum sulfidigenes includes the following:
- a CDS encoding HAD family hydrolase: MLDDQYDAVVYDLDGTLVRLDVDWGAVTRDVRAVYTKYGYDVDGGLWDLYLAADTYDLADEIEDTISKHEREGASSSIRLPLADRVTTHEIPVGVCSLNAEGPVRLALEVHELATEIDAVIGRDSVPGQKPDPEPLLTTVESLPGTVGAPVFIGDSPRDRTAAERAGIAYRDVDSLL, encoded by the coding sequence ATGCTAGACGACCAGTACGATGCAGTTGTCTACGATCTTGACGGCACCCTCGTTCGACTCGATGTCGACTGGGGGGCAGTCACCCGGGACGTTCGTGCGGTCTACACGAAATACGGATACGATGTCGACGGCGGGCTCTGGGATCTCTATCTCGCCGCTGATACGTACGACCTCGCCGACGAGATCGAAGACACGATTAGCAAGCACGAAAGGGAGGGTGCGAGTTCCTCGATACGATTACCGCTGGCCGACCGCGTTACTACCCACGAGATTCCTGTCGGCGTCTGTTCGCTCAACGCCGAGGGGCCGGTTCGGCTGGCACTGGAAGTCCACGAATTGGCCACCGAAATCGACGCCGTCATTGGGCGTGACTCCGTCCCCGGGCAGAAACCGGATCCAGAGCCATTGCTGACCACGGTCGAGAGCCTGCCGGGAACTGTTGGGGCGCCTGTCTTCATCGGCGACTCGCCGCGGGACAGGACGGCCGCCGAACGTGCGGGGATCGCATACAGGGACGTCGATTCCCTGCTCTGA